In Paraburkholderia sp. BL23I1N1, a genomic segment contains:
- a CDS encoding YqjD family protein: protein MTDTTQQLTLGRQKIVEDLKVLLTDSEEMLRLAANVPGEGVEALRERLGAHVETLQSALGDAQRNAQHRYRVATVNAERYVRHNPWRSIGIAAGAGFLLGVLSAH from the coding sequence ATGACTGACACCACGCAACAGCTCACACTCGGGCGGCAGAAGATTGTCGAGGATCTGAAAGTGCTGCTGACGGACTCGGAAGAAATGCTGCGGCTTGCCGCCAACGTGCCGGGCGAAGGCGTCGAAGCACTGCGCGAGCGCCTGGGGGCGCACGTCGAAACGCTGCAATCGGCGCTCGGCGATGCGCAGCGGAACGCGCAGCACCGCTACCGGGTTGCGACCGTCAATGCCGAGCGCTACGTGCGGCACAACCCTTGGCGCTCGATCGGCATTGCTGCGGGCGCCGGCTTCCTGCTTGGCGTTCTGAGCGCACACTAA
- a CDS encoding IS1182 family transposase, whose translation MTTSYLPYEPQQQMLLPHALQDWLPEGHLAYYISDTVDSLDLSAFHARYAGGGQRNQPFHPAMMVKVLVYGYATGVFSSRKLARKLHEDVAFRVLAAGNYPAHRTLCDFRAFHLKELSDLFVQVVKLARECGLIRLGTIAVDGTKIKANASRHKAMSYDRMKKAELELKEQIDALLAKAKVADDAEKNEPELDIPAEITRREDRLAVIRAARARLEERQRQADIARGRSDDDTPPDGGDKPKKKSRFKYRFGEPKPDAQENFTDPESRIMKHAGGGFDYSYNAQAAVDDTAHIIVAAELGNSAADSGQLPGVLAAVLRDAGANPRQVLADAGYRSEATFEQLREHPAELIVAPGREGKKDVRVDALKRPLCAAMAEKFTSAQTQAAYRKRKWLSEPPNAWVKSVLGFRQFSMRGLAKAQAEWKLVCVALNLRRMSKMKLA comes from the coding sequence ATGACAACAAGCTATCTCCCCTACGAGCCGCAGCAGCAGATGTTGCTGCCCCACGCGCTGCAAGACTGGCTGCCCGAAGGGCACCTTGCCTACTACATCAGCGACACGGTGGACTCACTCGACCTCTCCGCTTTCCATGCGCGGTATGCCGGCGGTGGTCAGCGCAACCAGCCCTTTCATCCGGCGATGATGGTGAAGGTGCTCGTGTACGGCTATGCGACCGGCGTGTTCTCGTCGCGCAAGCTGGCCAGGAAGCTGCATGAGGATGTCGCGTTCCGGGTCCTGGCGGCGGGCAACTATCCGGCGCACCGGACGCTGTGCGACTTCCGCGCCTTTCACCTCAAAGAACTGTCGGACCTGTTTGTGCAGGTGGTGAAACTGGCCAGGGAGTGCGGACTGATCAGGCTCGGGACGATTGCCGTTGACGGCACGAAGATCAAGGCCAATGCCTCGCGCCACAAGGCGATGAGCTACGACCGGATGAAGAAAGCCGAGCTTGAACTGAAAGAACAGATCGATGCGCTGCTGGCAAAAGCGAAAGTGGCCGATGACGCTGAGAAGAACGAGCCTGAACTCGATATTCCGGCCGAGATCACGCGGCGCGAGGACCGGCTTGCGGTCATCCGTGCTGCGCGTGCGCGTCTGGAAGAGCGCCAGCGCCAGGCCGATATCGCGCGTGGTCGTAGCGACGACGACACGCCGCCGGACGGCGGCGACAAGCCGAAAAAGAAGTCGCGCTTCAAGTACAGGTTCGGCGAGCCCAAGCCCGACGCCCAGGAGAATTTTACTGACCCGGAAAGCCGGATCATGAAGCACGCCGGCGGCGGCTTCGACTATTCCTACAATGCCCAGGCTGCCGTCGACGACACGGCCCACATCATCGTCGCGGCCGAACTGGGTAACAGTGCCGCCGACAGCGGCCAGTTGCCAGGCGTTCTTGCTGCCGTGCTGCGTGACGCTGGCGCCAATCCCAGGCAAGTCCTTGCCGACGCGGGCTACCGGTCGGAAGCGACGTTCGAGCAATTGCGCGAGCATCCCGCCGAGCTGATTGTGGCGCCCGGACGCGAGGGCAAGAAAGATGTGAGGGTCGATGCCCTGAAGCGCCCGCTGTGCGCCGCGATGGCAGAAAAGTTTACCTCTGCGCAAACTCAGGCGGCCTATCGAAAGCGCAAATGGCTGTCCGAACCGCCGAATGCCTGGGTAAAAAGCGTTCTCGGATTTCGACAATTCAGCATGCGCGGACTGGCCAAGGCTCAGGCCGAGTGGAAGCTCGTCTGCGTGGCGCTGAACCTGCGCAGAATGTCGAAAATGAAACTTGCGTAA
- the otsA gene encoding alpha,alpha-trehalose-phosphate synthase (UDP-forming), whose product MSRLIVVSNRVAPIQEGRPAAGGLAIGVLDALKETGGVWFGWSGETVSEPSAPIIEKQGNVTYATVGLTKRDYDQYYRGFSNATLWPTFHYRNDLSRYDRQEYAGYQRVNATLAKQLKALLKPDDIIWVHDYHLLPFARCLRELGVKNPIGFFLHIPFPVPEVLRTIPPHEELVKAMCSYDVIGFQTEADRQSFVDFIERGQHGSSSEDGMVHACNRFLKVAAYPIGIYPDAIAKAAEQFTDRKPVRSLRDGMRGRKLIMSVDRLDYSKGLVERFQAFERLLLNAPGWHGRVSLVQIAPPTRADVQTYQRIRQTLEGEAGRINGRFAQLDWTPIQYLNRKYERNLLMALFRQSQVGYVTPLRDGMNLVAKEYVASQDPADPGVLVLSQFAGAAEQLPGALVVNPFDLSQMAEALERALSMPLAERQARHADMMAPMRENNLSVWRDTFLGDLRDIATASSVTAKAVKLADVTASSS is encoded by the coding sequence ATGAGCAGACTGATCGTGGTATCGAATCGTGTGGCGCCGATCCAGGAAGGCCGTCCCGCGGCAGGTGGCCTCGCGATCGGCGTGCTGGACGCGTTGAAGGAAACCGGCGGAGTCTGGTTCGGCTGGAGCGGTGAAACGGTCAGCGAGCCGTCCGCTCCGATTATCGAAAAGCAGGGCAATGTGACGTACGCGACGGTGGGCCTCACCAAGCGCGACTATGACCAGTACTATCGCGGCTTTTCGAACGCGACACTGTGGCCGACATTCCACTATCGCAACGACCTGTCGCGCTACGACAGGCAGGAATACGCGGGCTATCAGCGCGTCAACGCGACGCTCGCCAAGCAGCTCAAGGCACTGCTCAAACCCGATGACATCATCTGGGTGCACGACTATCACCTGCTGCCGTTCGCCCGCTGTCTGCGCGAACTCGGCGTGAAGAATCCGATCGGCTTCTTCCTGCATATCCCGTTTCCCGTTCCGGAAGTACTCCGTACGATTCCGCCACACGAGGAATTGGTCAAGGCGATGTGCAGCTACGACGTGATCGGTTTTCAGACCGAAGCGGACCGCCAGTCGTTCGTCGACTTTATCGAACGCGGCCAGCACGGCTCTTCGAGCGAAGACGGCATGGTGCACGCCTGCAACCGTTTCCTGAAAGTGGCGGCGTACCCGATCGGCATCTATCCGGACGCAATCGCCAAGGCCGCCGAGCAGTTCACCGACCGCAAGCCGGTGCGCAGCCTGCGCGACGGCATGCGCGGGCGCAAACTGATCATGAGCGTCGACCGGCTCGATTATTCGAAGGGTCTGGTCGAGCGCTTTCAGGCGTTCGAACGGCTGCTGCTGAATGCACCGGGTTGGCACGGACGCGTGTCGCTGGTGCAGATCGCGCCGCCAACGCGCGCGGATGTGCAGACATATCAGCGTATTCGTCAGACGCTTGAGGGCGAAGCGGGCCGCATCAATGGCCGCTTTGCACAACTCGACTGGACGCCGATCCAGTACCTGAACCGCAAGTACGAGCGCAATTTGCTGATGGCGCTGTTCCGTCAATCGCAGGTCGGCTATGTGACGCCGCTGCGCGACGGAATGAACCTCGTCGCGAAGGAGTACGTCGCATCGCAGGATCCCGCCGATCCGGGTGTCCTCGTGTTGTCGCAATTTGCCGGTGCGGCCGAGCAATTGCCGGGCGCGCTGGTCGTCAATCCGTTCGATCTGTCGCAGATGGCCGAAGCGCTGGAGCGCGCGCTGTCGATGCCGCTCGCCGAGCGTCAGGCGCGTCACGCGGACATGATGGCGCCGATGCGCGAGAACAATCTGTCGGTCTGGCGCGATACGTTCCTTGGCGACCTGCGCGATATCGCGACCGCCTCTTCGGTGACGGCCAAAGCGGTAAAGCTCGCTGACGTGACGGCATCGTCGTCATAG
- a CDS encoding sensor domain-containing diguanylate cyclase — MNRTTLRQATGPISFALIVLVCWFVAGMVADRMVQQELDADLRTQRQMSMSIVDNMAEVIASDLAMSRAIPATMAEMDVVQRALVQSQNYAANNEAAEPALHDALLKDSQMLAVSNFLHDAQGFSGLDQIWLVNANGICVASSSAINTPLAAERSFIGVDMRTRGYLTNALLGAFSEAYGVGRLSGEPGIFIAAPVYADGLLVGVVVAKVGIARLRHWVAHAGTFVADENGVIIMAHDSELEGHALPNSHVTQMSAAERMTIYRREILPDIRIQVDAQVREQAPWVPANIASQLFGMSEQPTPALYQARSGLNSGLSAHLVDPLAAWPELLRNHKRDHLLVFLTLAGTVALAWVITVSYVRERRHHRATRDLAEQLQSANTLLSAEARHDALTGALSRRYFLDLLRHEIERAHTCNEPLCMAIADLDHFKQINDRFGHAAGDRALEHFVDTCRAELRGTDAIGRLGGEEFGLLLPATDLAGGREVVERLRLRLKAIPSPKLPASVGLSVSIGITELSADDLPERIMSRADTALYAAKTGGRDRTEALPPDDTAPPARTVANAW; from the coding sequence ATGAACAGGACAACCTTGCGCCAGGCAACCGGACCGATCAGCTTCGCGCTGATCGTGCTCGTTTGCTGGTTCGTGGCCGGCATGGTCGCGGACCGGATGGTACAGCAAGAGCTGGACGCAGACTTGCGCACGCAGCGGCAAATGTCCATGTCGATCGTCGACAACATGGCGGAGGTTATCGCCAGCGACCTTGCAATGTCTCGGGCCATCCCCGCAACCATGGCCGAAATGGACGTGGTCCAGCGCGCGCTGGTGCAATCCCAGAATTATGCCGCGAACAATGAAGCGGCGGAACCCGCCTTGCACGACGCGTTGTTAAAAGATTCGCAGATGCTCGCCGTGAGCAATTTTCTGCACGACGCTCAAGGCTTCTCCGGGCTCGACCAGATCTGGCTCGTCAACGCCAACGGCATCTGCGTCGCGTCGAGCAGCGCCATCAATACCCCCCTCGCCGCCGAGCGCTCCTTCATCGGCGTCGACATGCGCACCCGCGGCTACCTGACCAATGCCCTGCTCGGCGCGTTTTCGGAAGCCTATGGTGTCGGCCGCCTGAGCGGCGAGCCGGGCATCTTCATCGCCGCGCCGGTCTACGCCGACGGCTTGCTGGTCGGGGTGGTGGTGGCCAAGGTGGGGATCGCGCGGTTGCGCCATTGGGTCGCGCATGCCGGCACCTTCGTCGCCGACGAGAACGGCGTCATCATCATGGCGCACGACAGCGAACTCGAAGGCCACGCGCTGCCGAACTCGCACGTGACGCAAATGAGCGCCGCCGAGCGTATGACGATCTATCGCCGCGAAATCCTCCCCGACATCCGGATCCAGGTCGACGCGCAGGTGCGCGAGCAGGCGCCGTGGGTGCCCGCAAATATCGCCAGCCAGTTGTTCGGCATGAGCGAGCAGCCGACGCCGGCGCTGTATCAGGCACGCAGCGGCTTGAACTCGGGGCTGTCGGCGCATCTGGTCGATCCGCTCGCGGCCTGGCCCGAACTGCTGCGCAATCACAAGCGCGATCATCTGCTGGTGTTTCTGACACTGGCCGGCACCGTCGCGCTCGCGTGGGTGATCACCGTGTCGTACGTGCGCGAGCGGCGCCACCATCGCGCCACCCGCGATCTTGCCGAGCAATTGCAATCGGCCAACACCCTGCTCTCGGCCGAGGCACGCCACGATGCGCTGACCGGCGCGCTGTCGCGGCGCTACTTCCTCGACCTGCTGCGCCACGAGATCGAGCGCGCGCATACGTGCAACGAGCCGCTGTGTATGGCGATCGCCGACCTCGACCACTTCAAGCAGATCAACGACCGCTTCGGCCACGCCGCCGGCGACCGCGCGCTCGAGCATTTCGTCGACACTTGCCGGGCCGAGTTGCGCGGCACCGATGCAATCGGCCGGCTGGGCGGCGAAGAATTCGGCTTGCTACTGCCGGCCACGGACCTCGCGGGCGGCCGCGAAGTGGTCGAACGCTTGCGCCTGCGCCTGAAGGCGATTCCTTCGCCGAAGCTGCCGGCTTCGGTGGGCCTGAGCGTGAGCATCGGCATCACCGAACTCTCCGCCGACGATCTGCCCGAGCGCATCATGAGCCGCGCCGACACGGCGCTTTACGCGGCGAAGACGGGCGGCCGCGACCGCACCGAAGCGCTTCCACCCGACGATACCGCGCCGCCCGCGCGGACGGTGGCCAACGCGTGGTGA
- a CDS encoding sigma-54-dependent Fis family transcriptional regulator gives MASIDLDSPTVSAAQTKQRVADGVAGLKSYGLLYGSSPVMLDLYEQIERVASTDATALIIGESGTGKELIARTIHDQSSRKDAPFVAVNCGAIPDELIEAELFGHEKGSFTGAVQGRVGYFEHANGGTLFLDEITEMAPVRQVKLLRALETGTFFRVGGNELIRGDVRVIAATNRDPAVAVKENGLREDLMYRLAVFPLRAPPLRERESDRELLAQHFLALLNQQEGTSKSFSKRSIETLRTWSWPGNVRELKNAVYRAFILAENTVELPHPHLASRVKKPMTQGDAMSVWIGTPLADAQKQIILGTLKYCGGDKRRAAKALGVSLKTLYNRLSTYGGDEHADDETEQ, from the coding sequence ATGGCGTCAATCGATCTGGACTCGCCCACCGTCTCCGCCGCGCAGACGAAACAGCGCGTCGCGGACGGCGTCGCGGGACTGAAATCGTACGGGCTGCTGTATGGCTCGTCGCCGGTGATGCTCGATCTGTACGAACAGATCGAACGCGTCGCCAGCACTGACGCGACCGCGCTGATCATCGGCGAATCCGGCACCGGCAAGGAATTGATTGCCCGCACGATTCACGATCAAAGCAGCCGCAAGGACGCACCGTTTGTCGCCGTGAATTGCGGCGCGATTCCCGACGAACTCATCGAAGCCGAATTATTCGGCCACGAAAAGGGCAGCTTCACCGGCGCGGTCCAGGGTCGCGTTGGCTACTTCGAACATGCGAACGGCGGCACGCTGTTTCTCGACGAAATCACGGAAATGGCGCCGGTGCGCCAGGTCAAACTTCTGCGCGCGCTCGAGACCGGCACGTTCTTTCGGGTGGGCGGCAACGAACTGATTCGCGGCGACGTGCGCGTGATCGCTGCGACCAATCGCGACCCCGCGGTAGCGGTGAAGGAAAACGGTCTGCGTGAAGACCTGATGTACCGGCTCGCAGTTTTTCCGTTGCGCGCGCCGCCATTGCGCGAACGTGAAAGCGACCGCGAACTGCTCGCCCAGCACTTCCTCGCCCTGCTGAATCAGCAGGAAGGCACGAGCAAGAGCTTCAGCAAACGGTCGATCGAAACGCTGCGGACCTGGTCGTGGCCGGGCAACGTGCGCGAGTTGAAGAACGCGGTGTATCGCGCGTTCATTCTCGCGGAGAACACGGTCGAACTGCCGCATCCGCATCTCGCGTCGCGTGTAAAAAAACCCATGACGCAAGGCGACGCGATGAGCGTATGGATCGGCACCCCGCTCGCCGATGCGCAAAAGCAGATCATTCTCGGCACGCTGAAGTATTGCGGCGGCGACAAGCGGCGCGCGGCCAAAGCGCTCGGCGTGAGTCTGAAAACGCTTTATAACCGCCTGAGCACGTACGGCGGCGACGAACACGCGGACGACGAAACCGAGCAATAA
- a CDS encoding sigma-54 dependent transcriptional regulator, with protein MPHVLIVDDDAGTREALAAIIGEDGLTTATAGDLREARIQLVRQMPDVVFTDLKLPDGSGVDLFEDLDPRSGVEVIVITGHATVESAVNALKMGATDYLVKPINMQRVKAILSRLPRAGDLKAEIGTLRGELRRMGRFGLMLGNSPAMQEVYDQMGRVAPTAASVMLVGESGTGKEVAAQTLHQLSLRRKHAFLAVNCGAISPNLIESEMFGHERGSFTGADRQHKGYFERANGGTLFLDEITEMPIELQVKLLRVLETGMFMRVGTTKEIETDVRLIAATNRDPEQAVLEGKLRLDLYHRLNVFPISLPPLRDRGKDVELLAQAFLDELNELHSTKKHFPAAVKDMLMSYPWPGNVRELKNYVQRAHIMSGSDSDSTATVPLQITLSKPAAGTAITIPFGTSLAEADRQLILATLEQCGGVKTRAAEILGISLKTLYNRLVEYGNDARDEGDVADESRALGGADV; from the coding sequence ATGCCACACGTACTGATTGTCGACGACGATGCCGGTACCCGCGAGGCGCTTGCCGCCATCATCGGGGAAGACGGTTTGACTACCGCCACGGCGGGCGATTTGCGCGAAGCGCGCATTCAACTGGTCCGGCAGATGCCGGACGTGGTCTTTACCGACCTGAAGCTGCCCGACGGCAGTGGAGTCGATCTGTTCGAAGATCTCGACCCGCGCTCCGGCGTGGAGGTGATCGTGATTACCGGCCACGCCACGGTGGAGTCGGCGGTCAACGCGCTGAAGATGGGCGCGACCGATTACCTGGTGAAACCGATCAACATGCAGCGCGTGAAGGCGATCCTGTCGCGCCTGCCGCGCGCCGGCGACCTGAAGGCGGAAATCGGCACCTTGCGCGGCGAGTTGCGCCGCATGGGCCGCTTCGGTTTGATGCTCGGCAATTCACCGGCCATGCAGGAGGTCTACGACCAGATGGGCCGTGTGGCGCCGACGGCGGCCTCGGTCATGCTGGTGGGCGAGTCTGGCACCGGCAAGGAAGTCGCCGCCCAGACGCTGCACCAACTGAGCTTGCGCCGCAAGCATGCGTTCCTCGCGGTGAACTGCGGCGCGATCTCGCCGAACCTGATCGAATCGGAAATGTTCGGGCATGAGCGTGGCTCGTTTACCGGTGCGGACCGTCAGCACAAAGGGTATTTCGAACGCGCGAACGGCGGCACGCTGTTTCTCGATGAAATCACCGAGATGCCGATCGAGTTGCAGGTGAAGCTGCTGCGGGTGCTGGAGACTGGCATGTTTATGCGGGTCGGCACGACTAAGGAAATTGAGACCGACGTTCGGCTGATTGCGGCTACTAATCGCGATCCTGAGCAGGCTGTGCTGGAAGGGAAGTTGCGGCTTGACTTGTATCACCGTCTCAACGTGTTTCCGATTAGTCTGCCGCCGTTGCGCGACCGGGGTAAGGACGTTGAGCTGCTCGCGCAGGCGTTTCTCGATGAGCTCAATGAGCTTCACAGTACGAAGAAGCATTTTCCTGCTGCAGTGAAAGACATGCTGATGTCGTATCCGTGGCCGGGTAATGTGCGCGAGCTCAAGAACTATGTGCAGCGCGCACACATCATGTCGGGTTCGGATTCGGATAGTACGGCGACGGTGCCGTTGCAGATTACGTTGTCGAAGCCTGCGGCTGGGACGGCGATTACCATTCCGTTTGGGACTTCGCTGGCTGAGGCCGATCGGCAGTTGATTCTGGCTACGCTCGAGCAGTGTGGCGGGGTGAAGACGCGGGCGGCTGAGATTCTTGGGATTAGTCTGAAGACACTTTATAACCGGCTTGTCGAGTATGGGAATGATGCGCGTGATGAAGGAGATGTGGCGGATGAGTCGCGGGCTTTGGGGGGGGCGGATGTTTGA
- a CDS encoding ABC transporter permease subunit yields the protein MDFSFNLKQTANASAWRVLPNRWDFVAFPLIICIIAMTAIGFHETLAPMSTLKTQAISLDPSNLPEYAMRTTLRMLAALVASLIFTLVYGTLAAKSRRAGMVLVPILDILQSVPVLGYISFTVTFFLALFPGRVLGAELAAIFAIFTSQAWNMTFSFYQSLRTVPRDLDEVSRGFHLTSWQRFWKLEVPFSMPGLIWNMMMSMSGGWFFVVASEAITVGNNSITLPGIGAYLAQAISDKNLHAVGWVILAMTVVILAYDQFMFRPLVAWADKFRMETTSSGNAPESWLLDLIRRTHLIHRLLVPLGWMFAKAARVNFTLPAFRGPRFQIPQREKTSRVGDIVWAAVVLLATVYVVYRVITYVRTGVSLDEVWHVFVLGLITLLRVVVLIAIASVIWVPIGVLIGLRPALAQKVQPIAQFLAAFPANLLFPVFVIVIVRFHLNPDIWLSPLIVLGTQWYILFNVIAGASSYPNDYREAAKNFHIRGWQWWRQAMLPGIFPYYVTGAITASGGAWNASIVAEFVQWGDTKVVAHGLGAYIAQTTAAGDYPKIIVGIAVMSLFVTLFNRLLWRPMFAYAEAKLRLD from the coding sequence ATGGATTTCAGCTTCAATCTGAAGCAGACCGCCAATGCATCCGCATGGCGGGTGCTGCCCAATCGCTGGGACTTCGTCGCCTTTCCGCTGATCATCTGCATCATCGCGATGACCGCGATCGGGTTTCACGAAACGCTGGCGCCGATGTCGACCCTCAAGACTCAGGCGATCTCGCTCGACCCGTCGAATCTGCCCGAGTACGCCATGCGCACCACGCTGCGCATGCTGGCGGCGCTGGTCGCCTCGCTGATCTTCACGCTCGTGTACGGCACGCTGGCTGCCAAGAGCCGCCGCGCCGGCATGGTGCTGGTGCCGATTCTCGACATCCTGCAGTCGGTGCCGGTGCTTGGCTACATTTCGTTTACAGTCACGTTCTTCCTCGCGCTGTTCCCGGGCCGCGTGCTCGGCGCCGAGCTGGCGGCGATCTTCGCGATCTTCACGAGCCAGGCCTGGAACATGACGTTCAGCTTTTACCAGTCGCTGCGCACGGTGCCGCGCGATCTGGACGAAGTCTCGCGCGGCTTTCATCTGACTTCATGGCAACGTTTCTGGAAGCTGGAAGTGCCGTTCTCGATGCCGGGCCTCATCTGGAACATGATGATGTCGATGTCGGGTGGCTGGTTCTTCGTGGTCGCCTCGGAAGCCATCACCGTCGGCAACAACTCGATCACGCTGCCGGGTATCGGCGCGTATCTGGCGCAGGCGATTTCCGACAAGAATCTGCACGCGGTCGGCTGGGTGATCCTTGCCATGACGGTCGTGATTCTTGCGTACGACCAGTTCATGTTCCGCCCGCTGGTTGCGTGGGCTGATAAATTCCGCATGGAAACCACCAGCTCGGGCAATGCGCCGGAATCGTGGCTGCTCGACCTGATCCGCCGCACCCACCTGATTCACCGTCTGCTGGTGCCGCTCGGCTGGATGTTCGCCAAGGCCGCGCGCGTCAACTTCACGTTGCCGGCGTTTCGCGGCCCGCGCTTCCAGATTCCGCAGCGCGAGAAGACCTCGCGCGTCGGCGACATTGTCTGGGCGGCCGTGGTGCTGCTCGCTACGGTCTACGTGGTCTACCGCGTGATCACCTACGTGCGAACCGGCGTGTCGCTCGACGAAGTCTGGCACGTGTTCGTTCTGGGGCTCATCACGCTGCTGCGGGTGGTGGTGCTGATCGCCATCGCCTCGGTGATCTGGGTGCCGATCGGTGTACTGATCGGCCTGCGGCCGGCGCTCGCGCAGAAGGTGCAGCCGATCGCGCAGTTCCTCGCCGCGTTCCCGGCGAACCTGCTGTTTCCGGTGTTCGTGATCGTCATCGTGCGCTTTCATCTGAATCCGGACATCTGGTTGTCGCCGCTGATCGTGCTCGGCACCCAGTGGTATATCCTGTTCAACGTGATTGCCGGCGCGAGTTCGTATCCAAACGACTACCGGGAAGCGGCCAAGAATTTCCACATCCGCGGCTGGCAATGGTGGCGTCAGGCGATGCTGCCGGGCATTTTCCCTTATTACGTGACCGGCGCGATCACCGCATCGGGTGGCGCGTGGAACGCAAGTATCGTCGCGGAATTTGTTCAGTGGGGCGACACCAAGGTTGTCGCGCATGGCTTGGGCGCCTACATCGCGCAGACCACCGCAGCGGGCGACTATCCGAAGATCATCGTGGGCATCGCCGTGATGTCCCTGTTCGTGACCCTGTTCAACCGCCTGTTGTGGCGTCCGATGTTCGCCTACGCCGAAGCCAAGCTGCGGCTAGATTGA
- a CDS encoding AAA-associated domain-containing protein, producing the protein MQNPKAAMTAAPIQTPPMPPRLGEEILRVKDVCRGFNKSQGELLVLDDANLSLREGEIVGLLGRSGSGKSTLLRIIAGLIEPTDGEVTYMGKPLDGPAKGVAMVFQTFALFPWLTVLQNVEAGLEAQGVAASERRTRALAAIDLIGLDGFENAYPRELSGGMRQRVGFARALVVDPTLLLMDEPFSALDVLTAETLRTDLLDLWTQGRMPIKAVLIVTHNIEEAVFMCDRILVLSSNPGRVIAEIKVPFKHPRNRLDPAFRRLVDDIYAKMTARQTDEKTRKGLELHSWLPHVSTNLMAGLIETLAAAPYHGRADMPEIARSLHLEVDDLFPVAEVLQHLGFADIREGDIFLTPPARVFSEFGTQERKMMFAEHLLRHVPLAARIKKVLNERPGHRAPRVRFEQELEDFLSDSAAEETLDAVINWGRYGEIFSYNDQTEIFSLEDVES; encoded by the coding sequence ATGCAAAATCCTAAAGCTGCTATGACCGCCGCACCGATCCAGACCCCGCCGATGCCGCCGCGCCTCGGCGAAGAGATCCTGCGCGTCAAGGACGTGTGCCGCGGGTTCAACAAGTCGCAGGGCGAGCTGCTCGTCCTCGACGACGCGAATCTGTCGTTGCGCGAAGGCGAAATTGTTGGTCTGCTGGGCCGTTCGGGCTCGGGCAAATCGACGCTCCTGCGCATCATCGCCGGTCTGATCGAGCCGACCGACGGCGAAGTCACCTATATGGGCAAGCCGCTGGACGGCCCGGCCAAGGGCGTGGCGATGGTGTTCCAGACCTTCGCGCTGTTCCCGTGGCTGACCGTGCTGCAAAACGTGGAAGCGGGTCTCGAGGCGCAGGGTGTCGCCGCGAGCGAACGCCGCACGCGCGCGCTGGCGGCGATCGACCTGATCGGTCTCGACGGTTTCGAAAACGCGTATCCGCGAGAGTTGTCGGGCGGCATGCGTCAGCGTGTTGGCTTTGCACGCGCGCTGGTGGTCGACCCCACGCTGCTGCTGATGGACGAGCCGTTCTCCGCGCTCGACGTGCTGACGGCAGAAACGCTGCGTACCGACCTGCTCGATCTGTGGACGCAAGGCCGCATGCCGATCAAGGCGGTGCTGATCGTCACGCACAACATCGAGGAAGCGGTGTTCATGTGCGACCGGATTCTGGTGCTGTCGTCCAATCCGGGTCGTGTCATCGCTGAAATCAAGGTGCCGTTCAAGCATCCGCGTAACCGTCTGGACCCGGCATTCCGCCGTCTGGTCGACGACATCTACGCGAAGATGACCGCGCGTCAGACCGACGAAAAGACCAGGAAGGGACTGGAACTGCACAGCTGGTTGCCGCATGTGTCGACCAACCTGATGGCCGGTCTGATCGAAACGCTGGCCGCCGCGCCGTATCACGGCCGCGCCGACATGCCGGAAATCGCCCGCTCGCTGCATCTGGAGGTGGACGATCTGTTCCCGGTTGCCGAAGTGCTGCAGCACCTGGGTTTCGCCGACATACGCGAAGGGGATATTTTCCTGACGCCGCCGGCACGCGTGTTCTCGGAATTCGGCACGCAGGAACGCAAGATGATGTTCGCCGAGCACCTGCTGCGCCACGTGCCGCTCGCCGCGCGGATCAAGAAGGTGTTGAACGAACGGCCGGGGCATCGCGCGCCGCGCGTGCGCTTCGAGCAGGAGCTGGAGGATTTTCTGTCGGACAGCGCCGCGGAAGAGACGCTCGACGCGGTGATCAACTGGGGCCGTTATGGCGAGATCTTCTCGTACAACGACCAGACGGAAATTTTCAGTCTGGAAGACGTGGAGTCTTAA